A window of the Microbacterium sp. LWH13-1.2 genome harbors these coding sequences:
- a CDS encoding alpha/beta hydrolase-fold protein yields the protein MRTRTSASPGSGHRRWMALLAVTAVGVGTLLAAQPAAAADAPADPWISQPADGLYRFTVPDSVVRSEVGTSPAAVAVEGNFGPGNTSAQLNLGLSGGSWTATIGPLEPGQYYFQYKATIGGTEQLVTFRNPATEQVVTAQPSYSTFFVDGESAAWQADVPAGGQLQSLTYQSTAAGAERSAQVWTPPSYDANRADEYPVLYLLQDTGQAHTEWTELGRAAQILDNLAVEGQIEPMVVVMADGNTNDLRTEILDDLLPAVGEEFHVSDDAADRAIAGIGRGASQALTLMVTDPGEFSKVGSFSGSLVSSISSAKATQINAGTDLVRLYIGNTTDRSYNQNVDLAAKLDAAGVEYEFDGVNPAYGDIWETWQESLRDFSSRLFHDVDDHGMSEGHRALEGTHSLPAPGTTPTPWVDEHGVVTFETGTEFSSAKNVTIWANWAPGGNWLRIPMEKAGDRWRLTLGPIEGGSYYYKFVVDRVDRKDAGNPTNVESEPNWSTFFVAGDGIRGAFTGDVAPEQRGAVQTMSYSSLAGGADRSAYVWTPPGYDPEREEPYPVFFLQHGGGQTWSDWIKVGRAAQILDNHYANGTIRPMVVVMANGNGVDYPKEITQKLIPTTEAAYNVSSDPSQRALAGLSMGSGHALSTLYAYPGEFAYIGAFSAFTTPPANADVEAINAGTKLLSIYTGDIQDFTYQNTMSLISALESRGITHDFHPPIPGPHSWDVWQKALIDFLPKLFVAETASGVPIHAAIAEGENGALAMTVADFGEGVQLSAPQNVGDRLRFTGELPEISVTDSRTAQQAGLGGWSVAAQAQPFVSAGKTIEADHLGWVPKVLTPRAGLEAGDPLETAIDGGLGLATSGELASADSEGRFGSATLSAGLRLEVPVDTQPGSYSSVLSISLFPVD from the coding sequence ATGAGAACTCGAACGAGTGCGTCGCCCGGCAGCGGTCACCGCCGCTGGATGGCGCTGCTTGCGGTCACGGCCGTGGGGGTGGGGACGCTTCTGGCTGCGCAGCCGGCGGCCGCAGCCGACGCTCCGGCGGATCCATGGATATCCCAGCCTGCCGATGGGCTCTATCGGTTCACGGTGCCGGACTCCGTGGTACGCAGCGAGGTGGGCACGTCTCCCGCTGCCGTGGCCGTCGAGGGCAACTTCGGTCCGGGCAATACGTCGGCGCAGTTGAACCTGGGGCTGAGCGGCGGGTCATGGACGGCCACGATCGGCCCGCTCGAACCCGGGCAGTACTACTTCCAGTACAAGGCGACGATCGGGGGGACCGAGCAGCTCGTCACGTTCCGCAATCCGGCGACCGAGCAGGTGGTCACGGCCCAGCCGTCGTACAGCACGTTCTTCGTCGACGGGGAGTCGGCGGCATGGCAGGCCGATGTGCCTGCCGGTGGACAGCTGCAGTCGCTGACCTACCAGAGCACGGCTGCCGGCGCCGAGCGATCGGCGCAGGTATGGACCCCGCCGAGCTACGACGCGAACCGCGCCGACGAATACCCGGTGCTCTACCTGCTGCAGGACACAGGGCAGGCGCACACCGAGTGGACCGAACTCGGACGCGCCGCGCAGATCCTCGACAATCTCGCGGTCGAGGGGCAGATCGAGCCGATGGTCGTCGTCATGGCCGACGGCAACACGAACGACCTGCGCACCGAGATCCTCGACGACCTGCTGCCCGCGGTCGGTGAGGAGTTCCATGTCTCCGACGATGCGGCTGACCGTGCCATCGCCGGCATCGGGCGCGGCGCCTCCCAGGCGCTGACGCTGATGGTCACAGATCCCGGCGAGTTCTCGAAGGTCGGCTCGTTCTCGGGCAGCCTCGTGAGCAGCATCAGCTCGGCCAAGGCGACGCAGATCAATGCGGGCACCGACCTGGTGCGCCTCTACATCGGGAACACGACGGACCGCTCCTACAACCAGAACGTCGATCTGGCCGCGAAGCTGGATGCCGCAGGAGTGGAGTACGAGTTCGACGGCGTGAACCCGGCATACGGCGACATCTGGGAGACCTGGCAGGAGTCACTGCGCGACTTCAGCTCCCGACTCTTCCATGACGTCGACGACCACGGCATGAGCGAGGGGCACCGTGCCCTCGAGGGCACGCACTCGCTGCCCGCTCCCGGCACCACGCCGACACCATGGGTCGACGAGCACGGCGTCGTCACCTTCGAGACGGGCACCGAGTTCAGTTCGGCCAAGAACGTCACGATCTGGGCCAACTGGGCTCCGGGCGGCAACTGGCTGCGCATTCCCATGGAGAAGGCCGGCGACCGGTGGAGGCTCACCCTCGGACCGATCGAGGGCGGCTCGTACTACTACAAGTTCGTGGTGGACCGAGTGGACCGCAAGGACGCGGGCAACCCCACGAACGTCGAATCCGAGCCCAACTGGAGCACGTTCTTCGTGGCCGGCGACGGCATCCGGGGCGCGTTCACGGGTGATGTCGCACCGGAGCAGCGTGGAGCGGTGCAGACGATGTCGTACTCGAGCCTGGCCGGCGGAGCCGACCGCTCCGCCTATGTGTGGACGCCCCCCGGGTACGACCCCGAGCGGGAGGAGCCCTACCCGGTCTTCTTCCTCCAGCACGGTGGCGGACAGACATGGAGCGACTGGATCAAGGTCGGACGCGCCGCGCAGATCCTCGACAACCACTATGCGAACGGCACGATCCGGCCGATGGTGGTCGTCATGGCGAACGGCAACGGCGTCGACTACCCCAAGGAGATCACGCAGAAGCTCATCCCGACGACGGAGGCGGCGTACAACGTCAGCTCCGACCCGTCGCAGCGAGCGCTCGCAGGACTCTCGATGGGATCGGGGCACGCGCTGAGCACGCTCTATGCCTACCCCGGCGAGTTCGCCTACATCGGCGCGTTCTCCGCCTTCACCACGCCACCGGCGAACGCCGACGTCGAGGCCATCAACGCGGGCACCAAGCTCCTGTCGATCTACACGGGTGACATCCAGGACTTCACCTACCAGAACACGATGTCGCTGATCAGCGCGTTGGAGAGTCGGGGGATCACCCACGACTTCCACCCGCCGATCCCCGGCCCGCACAGCTGGGACGTGTGGCAGAAGGCGCTGATCGACTTCCTGCCGAAGCTGTTCGTCGCCGAGACCGCGTCGGGTGTGCCGATTCATGCGGCGATCGCCGAGGGCGAGAACGGTGCGCTGGCGATGACGGTCGCCGACTTCGGCGAGGGAGTCCAGCTGTCGGCTCCGCAGAACGTGGGTGATCGCCTGCGCTTCACGGGTGAGCTGCCCGAGATCTCGGTCACCGATTCGCGCACCGCGCAGCAGGCGGGCCTGGGCGGATGGTCCGTCGCGGCTCAGGCGCAGCCGTTCGTGTCGGCCGGAAAGACGATCGAGGCCGATCACCTCGGCTGGGTGCCGAAGGTGCTGACGCCGCGGGCGGGCCTGGAGGCCGGTGATCCGCTGGAGACGGCCATCGACGGCGGTCTGGGTCTGGCGACATCCGGAGAGCTGGCCAGTGCCGACTCGGAAGGCCGCTTCGGCTCGGCGACGCTCAGCGCGGGTCTTCGTCTCGAGGTGCCGGTGGACACGCAGCCGGGGTCGTACTCCAGCGTCCTGTCCATCTCCCTGTTCCCGGTCGACTGA
- a CDS encoding bifunctional 2-methylcitrate synthase/citrate synthase — protein sequence MTEPDIKKGLAGVVVDTTAISKVNPETNSLLYRGYPVQELAATQPFEAVAYLLWHGELPTFEELAAFRAQERPHRALTDNVKAAIDLIPLEAHPMDEVRTAVSLIGASDTNAGGSVLDAGGSPEENLERSIRLFAALPAIVAYGQRRRRGEEPIAPRDDLDYSANFLWMTFGEEPDPVVVDAFNRSMILYAEHSFNASTFTARVITSTLSDLYSAVVGAIGALKGPLHGGANEAVLHIFDEIGEASNVVPWLDKALAEKRKIMGFGHRVYKSGDSRVPTMKAALDTLVEHYDRAEVAELYDALESEFVARKGIYPNLDYPSGPAYNLIGFDTLTFTPLFVAARVTGWTAHVIEQAGANALIRPLSFYDGVDERHIEG from the coding sequence ATGACCGAGCCGGACATCAAGAAGGGCCTCGCCGGGGTGGTCGTCGACACGACGGCGATCTCGAAGGTCAACCCCGAGACGAACAGTCTTCTCTACCGCGGGTACCCCGTGCAGGAGCTGGCGGCGACCCAGCCGTTCGAGGCGGTCGCCTACCTGCTGTGGCACGGTGAGCTGCCCACGTTCGAAGAGCTGGCGGCCTTCCGCGCGCAGGAGCGACCGCATCGCGCCCTGACCGACAACGTCAAGGCGGCGATCGACCTGATCCCGCTCGAGGCGCACCCGATGGACGAGGTGCGCACGGCCGTGAGCCTGATCGGCGCGTCCGACACGAACGCCGGCGGATCGGTGCTCGATGCCGGCGGCAGCCCCGAGGAGAACCTCGAGCGCAGCATCCGTCTGTTCGCCGCTCTTCCCGCGATCGTCGCCTACGGTCAGCGACGCCGCCGCGGCGAGGAGCCGATCGCGCCGCGCGACGACCTCGACTACTCGGCGAACTTCCTCTGGATGACGTTCGGCGAAGAGCCCGACCCGGTCGTCGTCGACGCGTTCAACCGCTCGATGATCCTGTACGCCGAGCACTCGTTCAACGCCTCGACCTTCACGGCCCGTGTGATCACCTCGACCCTCAGCGACCTCTACTCGGCCGTCGTCGGTGCGATCGGCGCGCTCAAGGGACCGCTGCACGGCGGCGCCAATGAGGCCGTGCTGCACATCTTCGACGAGATCGGCGAGGCGTCGAACGTCGTGCCGTGGCTCGATAAGGCACTCGCCGAGAAGCGCAAGATCATGGGCTTCGGTCACCGCGTCTACAAGAGCGGAGACTCGCGCGTGCCCACCATGAAGGCCGCCCTCGACACACTCGTCGAGCACTACGACAGGGCAGAGGTCGCAGAGCTCTACGACGCTCTGGAGTCGGAGTTCGTGGCGCGCAAGGGCATCTACCCGAACCTCGACTATCCGTCGGGTCCTGCCTACAACCTGATCGGCTTCGACACCCTCACTTTCACCCCGCTGTTCGTCGCGGCACGGGTGACGGGGTGGACGGCCCATGTGATCGAGCAGGCCGGCGCGAATGCGCTGATCCGCCCGCTCTCGTTCTACGACGGCGTCGACGAGCGGCACATCGAGGGCTGA
- the prpB gene encoding methylisocitrate lyase — MLYSHVTPTEKRRLFRERLASGELLRFPGAFNPLSARLIEQKGFDGVYISGAVLSADLGVPDIGLTTLTEVAGRAKQIARMTDIPAIVDADTGFGEPMNVARTIQELEDAGLAGTHIEDQINPKRCGHLDGKSVVDESTAIRRIRAAADARRDPNFLIMARTDIRAVEGLESAIDRAKALVDAGADAVFPEAMRTLAEFEAMAEALDVPILANMTEFGKSDLFSVDQLRDAGVNMVIWPVSLLRIAMGAAGRALDTLNEEGHLTSKLGEMQHRADLYDLIDYESYKEFDSGVAGFTVTKE, encoded by the coding sequence ATGCTGTACTCGCACGTCACGCCGACCGAGAAGCGCCGCCTGTTCCGTGAACGCCTCGCGAGCGGCGAGCTGTTGCGGTTCCCCGGCGCCTTCAACCCGCTGAGCGCCCGACTGATCGAGCAGAAGGGCTTCGACGGGGTCTACATCTCGGGCGCGGTGCTCTCCGCCGACCTCGGTGTGCCTGACATCGGCCTCACCACGCTGACCGAGGTCGCGGGGCGGGCGAAGCAGATCGCGCGCATGACCGACATCCCCGCGATCGTCGACGCCGACACCGGCTTCGGCGAACCGATGAACGTCGCCCGCACGATCCAGGAGCTCGAAGACGCGGGCCTCGCCGGCACCCACATCGAGGATCAGATCAACCCGAAGCGCTGCGGCCACCTCGACGGCAAGAGCGTCGTGGACGAGAGCACGGCGATCCGTCGCATCCGAGCGGCGGCCGACGCTCGTCGCGACCCCAACTTCCTGATCATGGCGCGCACCGACATCCGCGCGGTCGAAGGCCTGGAGTCGGCGATCGACCGTGCCAAGGCGCTGGTGGACGCCGGGGCCGATGCCGTCTTCCCCGAGGCGATGCGCACGCTCGCAGAGTTCGAGGCGATGGCGGAGGCGCTCGACGTGCCGATCCTCGCGAACATGACCGAGTTCGGCAAGAGCGACCTGTTCTCGGTCGACCAGCTGCGGGATGCCGGCGTGAACATGGTCATCTGGCCGGTGTCGCTGCTGCGCATCGCGATGGGCGCGGCGGGCCGTGCGCTCGATACGCTGAACGAGGAGGGGCACCTCACCTCGAAGCTCGGTGAGATGCAGCACCGTGCCGATCTCTACGACCTGATCGACTACGAGTCCTACAAGGAATTCGACTCGGGCGTCGCAGGCTTCACCGTCACGAAGGAGTGA